A region of uncultured Anaeromusa sp. DNA encodes the following proteins:
- a CDS encoding lipopolysaccharide biosynthesis protein, translating to MRKYLIISFNKLLITKSMHTRITISLFSSVCKSGLNFLAALLLARHLDSAGYGELMFLFGSFNAIRSLMDLGAGNAFFTFISQEKKPETHYHIYFCWLLIQLLLLAIFIVLSSDSILELIWVNSSRDILIVAMVAFFLQQQGWQTISQIGESQRKTVLTQLLGSGIALINVIGIFFIGTVGQLTLMNILVFYIIEYTLMLAIGFVILDIKRSLVFYGFGIKAIKDVLNQYVQYCYPLVIITIVSSFYNYVDTWALQYFAGSRQQGLFQVANQISMISLVAMSAILNIFWKEIAHAYGQNDDEKLKLIYSKAMRGGVMLGAIISGFFVPWINQITQILLGSSYSDAVPVLAIMIYYPIHQAMGQVTATFFLATQKTKAYSRISIVFMLLSIPMTYIIQAPKVGVLVPGLELGAIGLALKIVFINIVSVNCCAYIIAKSQNWKYDYTHQIYACILTGVIGYAAYFLSCFVADFVSLDSIIHIIQGGSAFVIYVLGIVSILYYKPELIGFSQKEKELLLKRLRMHSFNISMKGRK from the coding sequence ATGAGAAAATACTTGATCATTAGTTTTAATAAGCTATTGATTACCAAGTCAATGCATACAAGAATAACCATATCTTTATTTTCAAGTGTCTGTAAATCTGGGCTGAATTTTCTCGCGGCATTGTTATTAGCTAGACATCTTGATTCTGCTGGATATGGTGAGCTAATGTTTTTATTTGGAAGTTTTAATGCAATTCGAAGTTTGATGGATTTAGGCGCAGGAAATGCATTTTTTACATTTATTTCGCAAGAAAAAAAACCGGAAACTCATTATCATATTTATTTTTGCTGGTTGTTAATACAGCTATTGTTATTGGCTATATTTATCGTGCTTAGTTCTGATAGTATATTAGAATTAATTTGGGTGAATAGTTCCAGAGATATATTAATCGTTGCGATGGTTGCCTTTTTTCTTCAACAACAAGGATGGCAGACTATTAGCCAAATTGGAGAATCTCAACGAAAAACAGTATTAACCCAACTCTTAGGCAGTGGCATTGCATTAATTAATGTAATCGGTATTTTTTTTATTGGAACAGTTGGACAACTTACATTAATGAATATATTAGTTTTTTATATAATCGAATATACTCTGATGCTTGCTATCGGATTTGTTATATTAGATATAAAGAGAAGTCTAGTTTTTTATGGTTTCGGGATTAAAGCTATTAAGGACGTCTTAAATCAATATGTTCAGTATTGTTATCCACTTGTAATAATTACGATTGTTAGTTCGTTTTATAATTATGTTGATACCTGGGCATTACAATATTTTGCGGGTTCTAGGCAACAAGGATTGTTTCAAGTGGCTAATCAAATTTCTATGATCAGCTTGGTTGCGATGAGCGCTATATTAAATATTTTTTGGAAAGAGATTGCGCATGCTTATGGGCAAAATGATGATGAAAAGCTTAAGTTGATATATAGCAAGGCTATGCGAGGAGGAGTGATGCTAGGGGCAATAATATCTGGTTTTTTTGTTCCTTGGATAAACCAAATTACACAAATCCTTTTGGGGAGTAGCTATAGCGATGCAGTACCAGTTTTAGCTATAATGATATATTATCCAATACATCAAGCGATGGGACAAGTGACTGCAACATTTTTTTTGGCAACGCAGAAAACCAAGGCATACTCTAGAATCAGTATAGTTTTTATGCTTTTGAGTATACCTATGACCTATATTATTCAAGCACCCAAAGTCGGCGTTTTAGTGCCAGGGCTTGAACTAGGCGCAATTGGACTTGCTTTGAAAATAGTTTTCATTAACATTGTTAGTGTGAATTGTTGTGCATATATAATTGCAAAGAGCCAAAACTGGAAATATGATTATACTCATCAGATTTATGCATGCATATTAACTGGAGTTATAGGATATGCAGCGTATTTCTTATCTTGCTTTGTTGCTGATTTTGTTTCGTTAGACAGCATTATACATATTATTCAAGGGGGGAGCGCCTTTGTTATCTATGTTTTAGGCATAGTTTCAATTTTATATTATAAACCGGAGTTAATCGGATTTTCTCAAAAGGAAAAAGAGCTTTTGTTAAAGAGGCTTAGAATGCATAGCTTTAATATATCGATGAAAGGCCGGAAATAA
- the hisH gene encoding imidazole glycerol phosphate synthase subunit HisH: MKMVTIVDYGCGNLLSVQRAVEYCGAKVIFAQNREDILRADYLILPGVGAFGDGMRGLQERGLVEAIQCFCKENKPFLGICLGMQMMLEYSDEFGVFQGLGLIKGAVRKIPETGSDGKRHRIPFIGWNELWPHNDEIWESSILKDIEPGSAMYFVHSFTAFPVEEKNRLADASYDGRQISAVIRKGNMYGCQFHPEKSGKIGLALIRNFISIR; the protein is encoded by the coding sequence ATGAAAATGGTGACAATTGTTGATTATGGTTGTGGCAATCTACTTAGCGTACAACGTGCAGTAGAGTACTGTGGTGCAAAAGTAATATTTGCCCAAAATAGAGAAGATATTTTGAGAGCGGACTATCTAATTTTGCCTGGAGTTGGGGCTTTTGGAGATGGAATGCGAGGACTACAAGAACGAGGACTTGTAGAGGCTATTCAATGCTTTTGTAAAGAAAATAAGCCTTTTTTGGGAATATGTCTTGGTATGCAAATGATGCTAGAATATAGTGATGAATTTGGCGTTTTTCAAGGATTGGGTTTAATTAAGGGGGCCGTTAGAAAAATTCCTGAAACAGGGAGTGATGGAAAACGACATCGCATTCCTTTTATTGGATGGAATGAATTGTGGCCGCATAACGATGAAATTTGGGAAAGTAGCATATTAAAAGATATAGAACCAGGAAGTGCTATGTATTTTGTCCATTCATTTACGGCATTTCCGGTAGAGGAAAAGAATCGTCTAGCCGATGCATCATATGATGGGCGACAAATTTCAGCAGTAATTCGGAAAGGAAATATGTATGGATGCCAGTTTCATCCTGAAAAAAGCGGAAAGATCGGACTGGCTTTAATACGTAATTTTATCAGTATTAGGTAA
- a CDS encoding SDR family oxidoreductase: MNSDDTMFSLSGKCAVVTGAAGILGSRFCEALAAHGAKVAAIDLEQSKVIDLAAKLEQQYGNPCIGIQCNITLPASVEEMVSQVIEKFGKIDILHNNAASKSNDLEAFFAPFEEYSLQEWRKVMAVNIDGMFLVAQAVGKQMVKQNTGGSIIQTSSIYGIMGPDNRIYEGASYMGVSINTPAVYSASKAAVVGLTKYLATYWAKHKIRVNTLTPGGVESGQNDEFKKRYADRIPLARMAQRDEMTGALIYLASDASSYVTGQNLLIDGGLSAW; encoded by the coding sequence ATGAACAGTGACGATACAATGTTTTCATTGTCTGGAAAATGTGCTGTAGTAACGGGCGCGGCAGGAATATTAGGAAGCCGTTTTTGTGAAGCCTTAGCTGCTCATGGTGCAAAAGTTGCTGCAATAGATTTGGAGCAAAGTAAAGTAATTGATTTGGCGGCAAAGCTTGAACAGCAATATGGAAATCCTTGCATTGGAATCCAGTGCAATATTACATTACCAGCAAGTGTGGAAGAGATGGTTAGTCAAGTAATTGAGAAATTTGGTAAGATCGATATTCTTCATAATAATGCAGCATCGAAATCGAATGATTTAGAAGCTTTTTTTGCACCCTTTGAAGAATATTCTTTACAAGAATGGCGCAAAGTTATGGCAGTCAATATTGATGGAATGTTTTTGGTTGCACAAGCAGTAGGCAAGCAAATGGTAAAACAAAACACAGGTGGCAGTATTATTCAAACATCTTCTATCTATGGCATTATGGGCCCAGATAATCGTATATATGAAGGTGCATCCTATATGGGGGTATCAATTAATACCCCCGCTGTGTACTCGGCATCAAAAGCTGCGGTAGTCGGGCTGACAAAATATTTGGCTACTTATTGGGCAAAGCATAAGATACGGGTGAACACGTTAACGCCAGGCGGTGTTGAGAGTGGTCAAAATGATGAATTTAAGAAACGGTATGCCGATCGTATTCCTTTAGCGCGGATGGCTCAACGTGATGAGATGACTGGGGCATTGATTTATTTAGCATCGGATGCCTCTTCTTACGTGACTGGACAGAATTTGCTTATTGATGGCGGACTAAGTGCTTGGTGA
- a CDS encoding imidazole glycerol phosphate synthase cyclase subunit — protein MKNIRLIARLDVKSPNLVKGVQLEGLRKIGDPNEFAHRYYLDGADEILYIDIVASLYERNSLVELVRRTTKDVFVPITVGGGIRTVEDAQNVLRAGADKIAVNTAALKRPELIKEIAQKFGSQCMVLSIQAKRVGMKKWEAYYDNGREKTGIDVLEWAKQGEDLGAGEILLTSVDREGTGKGLDLELIEAVNTAVSIPVIAGGGIGRTEDIVEAVRYGLSEAVAMAHVLHYNKLSIPEIRLALSENGINVRRYEI, from the coding sequence ATGAAAAATATACGTCTGATAGCTAGACTAGATGTGAAAAGCCCTAATCTAGTCAAAGGGGTGCAGTTAGAAGGGCTGAGAAAAATTGGGGATCCTAATGAATTTGCTCATCGATACTATTTAGATGGGGCCGATGAAATCCTTTATATTGATATTGTTGCTAGCCTTTATGAGCGCAATAGTTTGGTTGAGCTGGTTCGAAGAACGACTAAAGACGTGTTTGTTCCTATAACGGTAGGGGGTGGAATTCGAACAGTTGAAGATGCACAGAATGTATTGCGTGCTGGTGCAGATAAAATTGCAGTTAATACAGCGGCGCTGAAACGGCCTGAATTAATCAAAGAGATTGCACAAAAATTTGGTTCTCAGTGCATGGTTTTGTCTATTCAAGCGAAACGTGTTGGAATGAAGAAATGGGAAGCTTATTATGATAATGGAAGAGAAAAAACAGGGATTGACGTGCTTGAATGGGCTAAACAAGGGGAGGATCTTGGTGCTGGCGAAATACTGCTTACCTCTGTTGATCGCGAAGGCACAGGAAAGGGGTTGGATTTAGAGCTAATTGAAGCTGTTAATACGGCTGTATCGATTCCTGTTATTGCAGGTGGAGGTATAGGAAGAACAGAGGATATTGTAGAGGCTGTGCGATACGGTTTAAGTGAAGCAGTGGCAATGGCGCATGTGCTTCACTATAATAAGTTATCAATTCCTGAGATTCGGTTAGCTCTTTCTGAAAATGGGATAAACGTGCGGAGATATGAAATATGA
- a CDS encoding acetyltransferase, translated as MKEKNFETPVVLVGAGGHGKVLLNILQLRKHNIIGIVERDIEKHGGRLKDVPIVGDDKYVFKWNYEDIVLVNGIGSVKDMTARTELYQYFADRRYGFLTLIHPRAIVADDVLIGAGVQVMAGAIVQPGCQIGCNSIINSGAILEHDCRIESHVHVAPGAALSGNVSVGQGSHVGVGAVVIQGVHIGERCVIAAGAVVIRDVAPGKCVMGVPAK; from the coding sequence ATGAAAGAGAAAAATTTTGAAACTCCAGTAGTCTTAGTAGGTGCTGGAGGTCATGGAAAAGTATTATTGAATATACTTCAATTAAGAAAACATAATATTATTGGTATTGTTGAACGAGATATTGAGAAGCATGGGGGGCGGTTGAAGGACGTCCCGATTGTTGGTGATGATAAGTATGTATTTAAGTGGAATTATGAAGACATTGTGTTAGTTAACGGAATTGGTTCAGTTAAAGATATGACTGCTCGAACCGAATTATATCAATATTTTGCGGATAGGAGATATGGGTTTCTGACACTAATTCATCCCAGGGCTATTGTGGCCGACGATGTATTGATTGGAGCGGGTGTACAGGTTATGGCTGGTGCAATTGTCCAGCCAGGCTGTCAGATTGGTTGCAATTCAATTATTAATTCTGGCGCAATTTTAGAGCATGACTGTAGAATTGAAAGTCATGTTCATGTTGCACCTGGGGCGGCCTTATCTGGAAATGTTAGCGTTGGACAGGGAAGTCATGTTGGAGTTGGTGCGGTAGTTATACAGGGGGTTCACATTGGGGAGCGATGTGTAATTGCTGCAGGTGCTGTCGTAATAAGGGATGTTGCGCCTGGAAAGTGCGTTATGGGGGTTCCTGCTAAATGA
- a CDS encoding carbamoyltransferase C-terminal domain-containing protein yields the protein MIVLGIHDGHNASVALLKDGEIIACVSEERFSRQKNDIGYPYRAIENVLNMTGIKSIEIDRAYFSTIDTDPFMYKTKREAVFSIKDYVEEMHSFWKPLFYEGKTTNYWETLAEQDRFKEYNKCYDFSFFKTEPKENWGELFNKERVRVLCDHIGIPQEKVDFADHHTTHAYYAYFASPHVSNEKAVIITADAFGDGCNATISTVKNGVINEIFRTDMCHIARLYRWITLLLGMKPLEHEYKVMGLAPYAKEYISRPAYEIFKNTLRVEGLDFIWNEKPTDMYFYFKEKLEGIRFDGIAGGIQLWLEETLSQWVRNILKATDADTIYFSGGLSMNVKANKVIAELPDVKRLNIPPSGGDESTAIGAAYYGYVLNSKSETCISLKNAYLGGAPTYEEANIECLDFVKANPQYDIIQNVTSSQIAVLLKKGLVLGRCCGPMEFGARALGNRSILCDPSKAENLQKINEKIKFRDFWMPFTPSMLAEKADDYLVNPKRIEAKYMTIAFDSTPLAREHLKAAIHPYDFTIRAQMVYKDINPEYYSIIDEFRKLTGISGLLNTSLNLHGLPIVCDVKDALYTLLHSDLDGLVLPNILLIKKEFIISIES from the coding sequence GTGATTGTTTTAGGAATTCATGATGGACATAATGCAAGCGTAGCCTTACTAAAAGATGGAGAAATTATTGCTTGTGTATCTGAAGAACGATTTTCTAGACAAAAAAATGATATTGGATATCCATATCGAGCTATTGAAAATGTTCTAAACATGACAGGAATCAAAAGTATTGAAATAGATCGTGCGTATTTTTCGACGATAGATACAGATCCTTTTATGTATAAAACAAAGAGGGAAGCAGTGTTTTCAATTAAAGACTATGTTGAAGAAATGCATTCTTTTTGGAAACCTTTATTTTATGAAGGGAAAACAACAAATTATTGGGAAACACTGGCAGAACAAGATAGATTTAAAGAGTATAATAAATGTTATGATTTTTCTTTTTTTAAGACTGAGCCTAAAGAGAATTGGGGCGAATTATTTAATAAAGAGCGAGTTAGAGTTCTTTGTGACCATATAGGAATACCGCAGGAGAAAGTCGATTTCGCTGATCATCATACTACTCATGCATATTATGCATATTTTGCATCTCCTCATGTTAGTAATGAAAAAGCAGTAATTATTACTGCTGATGCATTTGGGGATGGATGCAATGCTACTATTAGTACTGTTAAAAATGGAGTGATTAATGAAATTTTTAGAACTGATATGTGTCATATCGCTCGATTGTATAGATGGATTACATTGTTGTTAGGAATGAAGCCTTTAGAACATGAATATAAAGTAATGGGATTGGCTCCATATGCTAAAGAATATATTAGCCGTCCTGCGTACGAAATTTTTAAGAATACGTTGAGGGTTGAAGGTCTGGATTTCATATGGAATGAGAAACCAACAGATATGTATTTTTATTTTAAAGAAAAATTAGAAGGGATTCGGTTCGATGGTATTGCTGGAGGAATTCAATTGTGGTTAGAGGAAACATTGTCACAATGGGTTCGTAATATTCTTAAGGCCACAGATGCAGATACGATATATTTCAGTGGTGGCCTTTCTATGAATGTAAAGGCAAACAAAGTTATAGCAGAATTACCAGATGTAAAAAGACTAAATATTCCTCCTAGCGGGGGTGATGAGTCTACTGCTATAGGGGCTGCATACTATGGGTATGTATTAAATAGTAAATCTGAAACGTGTATTAGCCTTAAGAATGCGTATTTGGGGGGGGCTCCTACGTATGAGGAAGCAAATATTGAATGTCTGGACTTTGTAAAAGCAAATCCCCAATATGATATTATTCAAAATGTGACAAGTTCACAAATTGCCGTTTTATTAAAAAAAGGTCTTGTATTAGGGCGATGTTGTGGTCCCATGGAATTTGGGGCTCGTGCATTAGGAAATCGCTCTATATTATGCGATCCATCGAAAGCGGAAAACTTGCAAAAAATTAATGAAAAAATTAAATTTAGAGATTTTTGGATGCCATTTACACCATCAATGTTGGCTGAAAAAGCAGATGACTATTTAGTAAATCCCAAACGAATAGAAGCTAAATATATGACAATTGCATTTGATAGTACTCCGTTAGCTCGTGAACACTTGAAAGCTGCGATTCACCCCTACGATTTTACTATTAGAGCGCAAATGGTGTACAAAGATATTAATCCAGAATACTATTCCATTATTGATGAGTTCAGGAAATTAACAGGGATATCTGGGCTTCTTAATACATCATTAAATTTGCATGGATTGCCGATTGTATGCGATGTCAAAGATGCATTGTATACTCTGTTACACTCAGATTTGGATGGATTAGTATTGCCAAATATATTGCTAATAAAAAAAGAGTTTATTATTTCTATTGAGTCGTAA
- the neuB gene encoding N-acetylneuraminate synthase has product MKTVYVIAEAGVNHNGSIDMALQLVDEAANAGADAVKFQSFKAELLATTDIDKAKYQQRATGTNESQIEMLKRLELDETMHEMIVKRCDEKKIDFLSTPFDSYSFQYLINNYSMERIKVSSGDLTNGPLLLEIARAGKLAILSTGMATLGEIEDALMIMAYGYLNPEGTPDKEELLSSFISEKGLELLRKNVCLLHCTTDYPTPWSEVNLLAMETLRQVFSLSVGYSDHTEGLVASIGAVALGAEIIEKHFTLDRDLPGPDHKASLEPKQLKELITSIRQIEKALGGKQKKPSVSELENRNVVRKSLVASGRINKGEILGEHNISIKRAGQGISPMQYWKITNGSYNAKRSYVKDEPIEW; this is encoded by the coding sequence ATGAAAACAGTTTATGTTATTGCAGAAGCTGGAGTAAATCACAATGGATCAATTGATATGGCGTTGCAGTTAGTTGATGAGGCAGCAAATGCAGGGGCTGATGCAGTAAAATTTCAGAGCTTCAAGGCGGAACTTTTGGCAACCACAGATATTGATAAAGCTAAATATCAGCAAAGAGCAACTGGAACTAATGAATCACAAATTGAAATGTTAAAAAGACTTGAGCTAGATGAAACGATGCATGAAATGATTGTGAAACGATGTGACGAAAAGAAAATTGATTTTCTTTCAACTCCATTTGACTCATACAGTTTTCAATATCTTATTAATAACTATAGTATGGAACGAATTAAAGTATCGTCTGGTGATTTAACGAACGGACCGCTTTTATTGGAAATAGCAAGAGCAGGAAAACTAGCAATATTATCAACAGGAATGGCAACTCTAGGGGAAATAGAGGATGCGTTAATGATAATGGCCTATGGGTATTTAAATCCTGAAGGTACGCCTGATAAGGAAGAGCTTTTGTCTTCTTTTATAAGCGAAAAAGGCTTGGAATTATTAAGAAAGAATGTATGCCTGCTACATTGCACAACGGACTATCCAACTCCTTGGTCAGAAGTTAATTTGTTGGCTATGGAAACCTTACGGCAGGTTTTTTCTTTGTCTGTAGGGTATTCGGATCATACGGAGGGATTGGTGGCTTCTATAGGAGCAGTTGCGCTAGGAGCAGAGATAATTGAAAAACATTTTACTTTAGATCGTGATTTGCCGGGGCCAGATCATAAAGCATCGTTAGAACCCAAACAGCTTAAAGAGTTAATAACATCTATAAGGCAAATTGAAAAAGCGTTGGGAGGCAAGCAAAAAAAACCAAGTGTTAGTGAGCTTGAAAATAGAAATGTAGTTAGAAAGAGCTTGGTTGCTAGTGGCAGAATTAATAAAGGGGAAATTTTAGGGGAACACAATATCTCGATTAAACGGGCGGGTCAAGGGATTTCCCCAATGCAGTATTGGAAGATTACAAATGGAAGCTATAATGCAAAACGCAGTTATGTTAAAGATGAGCCTATAGAGTGGTGA
- a CDS encoding acylneuraminate cytidylyltransferase family protein, translating into MKRICTICARGGSKGVKNKNLRLLCNKPLIAHSIEQIQATKMFDTIAVSSDSEEILKIAEQWGVNVLIQRPEHLATDTAGKLPAIRHCLLEAEKQTGIQYSTIVDVDCTSPLRLPEDISGTLAVLEQQGTTNVITGAPARRSPYFNLVEINAEGIVYLSKRTEHQILRRQDAPICYDMNASIYAWKRETLLEHDELFQQGTRIFVMPEERSVDIDSELDFLFVSFLMERRTNNEQ; encoded by the coding sequence ATGAAGCGAATTTGTACGATTTGTGCGCGAGGCGGATCTAAAGGAGTAAAAAACAAAAATTTGCGCTTATTGTGTAATAAGCCATTGATTGCACATAGTATAGAACAGATTCAGGCTACAAAGATGTTTGATACTATTGCAGTCAGCAGCGACTCGGAAGAAATTTTAAAAATTGCCGAGCAGTGGGGCGTCAATGTGCTAATTCAAAGACCCGAACACTTGGCTACGGATACCGCAGGGAAATTGCCTGCAATTCGTCATTGTTTATTAGAAGCAGAAAAACAAACGGGAATCCAATATTCAACAATAGTCGACGTGGATTGCACTTCGCCACTGCGTTTACCTGAAGATATTAGTGGGACGCTTGCAGTTCTTGAGCAACAAGGAACGACTAATGTGATAACTGGAGCTCCTGCACGGAGATCGCCATATTTCAACTTGGTGGAAATAAATGCAGAGGGAATTGTTTATCTTTCTAAACGAACCGAACATCAGATTTTAAGGCGACAAGATGCGCCAATCTGTTATGACATGAATGCTTCAATTTACGCGTGGAAGCGTGAAACACTACTAGAACATGATGAACTATTTCAACAAGGAACACGGATTTTTGTTATGCCAGAAGAGCGATCCGTAGACATAGATAGTGAACTGGATTTTCTGTTTGTATCTTTCTTGATGGAAAGGAGAACGAACAATGAACAGTGA
- a CDS encoding N-acetyl sugar amidotransferase → MMKYKSPEPVDLQEFESNNSTLPIKYGLPSEVKFCRKCVISNQRPNSAVEYKHTKESKKTTIHFDEEGVCDACRVAEQKMHQIDWSLREKELMALCDKHRKTDGSYDCIVPGSGGKDSFYAAHVLKYKYGMHPLTVTWAPHIYTTWGWHNFQAWLGAGFDNYLCTPNPRTHRLLTRLAVENMFHPFQAFIFGQKALAPKIAALYNIPLIFYGENEAEYGNPISDSDSAKRDWKYFTGGDKEKIYLGGVSLKSLESDFGIEPVELKPYIPVDPEEIEQKKIEVHYLGYYLKWHPQECYYYAVEHGGFQPSPERTPGTYSKYNSIDDRIDDFHYYTTYVKFGIGRATYDAAQEIRNEDITRDEGVALVRKFDGEFPERFAEEIFKYLSIPEREYPIASKMFEQPQIDKDYFLTLADQFRSPHLWKKEYGQWKLRHAVYLE, encoded by the coding sequence ATGATGAAATATAAAAGTCCAGAACCAGTTGATTTGCAAGAGTTTGAGAGTAATAACAGTACACTCCCAATTAAATATGGTTTGCCTTCGGAGGTTAAGTTTTGTAGAAAGTGTGTTATTTCCAATCAACGTCCTAACTCAGCAGTTGAATATAAGCATACTAAAGAATCAAAAAAGACAACTATTCATTTTGATGAAGAAGGTGTTTGTGATGCGTGCCGTGTTGCGGAACAGAAGATGCACCAAATAGATTGGAGTTTAAGAGAAAAGGAATTGATGGCATTATGTGATAAGCATCGTAAGACGGATGGATCTTATGATTGTATTGTTCCAGGTTCTGGTGGAAAAGATAGCTTTTATGCTGCACATGTATTGAAATATAAATATGGAATGCATCCGTTGACGGTGACTTGGGCTCCTCACATTTATACAACTTGGGGATGGCATAACTTTCAAGCTTGGTTAGGAGCTGGCTTTGATAATTATCTATGTACGCCCAATCCACGTACGCATCGATTGTTGACGAGACTTGCTGTAGAAAATATGTTTCATCCGTTTCAAGCGTTTATTTTTGGGCAGAAGGCTTTAGCTCCCAAAATTGCAGCATTATATAATATTCCACTTATCTTTTATGGGGAAAATGAAGCAGAATATGGAAATCCTATTTCGGATAGTGATTCTGCTAAAAGAGACTGGAAATATTTCACTGGAGGAGATAAAGAAAAAATATACCTCGGGGGCGTTTCTCTGAAATCCTTGGAAAGTGATTTTGGAATTGAGCCTGTTGAGCTAAAACCATATATCCCAGTTGATCCTGAAGAAATTGAGCAAAAGAAAATTGAAGTACATTACCTTGGATATTATTTAAAATGGCATCCACAAGAATGTTATTATTATGCAGTTGAGCATGGTGGTTTTCAACCTTCACCAGAACGAACTCCGGGAACATATAGTAAGTATAATAGTATTGACGATCGAATTGACGATTTTCATTATTATACAACATATGTTAAATTCGGGATTGGTAGAGCAACGTATGATGCTGCCCAGGAAATTCGAAATGAAGACATTACTCGTGATGAAGGGGTGGCTCTAGTTCGGAAATTTGATGGGGAATTTCCAGAACGATTTGCAGAAGAAATATTTAAGTATTTAAGTATACCGGAAAGAGAGTATCCTATTGCCTCAAAAATGTTTGAGCAACCACAAATTGACAAAGATTACTTTTTGACATTAGCGGATCAATTTCGTTCACCGCATCTTTGGAAAAAAGAATATGGACAGTGGAAATTGCGGCATGCAGTTTACTTAGAATGA
- a CDS encoding nucleotidyltransferase family protein: MKRLVEQRMKNWGKVIVDRDATILEVLQIIDNESLQIALVVDKDRKLCGTVTDGDVRRALLRGISLQDKVTKIMNNNPVSMPVATERSEILDVMKELEIQNIPLVDQQNRVIGLESFHQLLKPVINDNWVVLMAGGLGSRLGELTRNCPKPLLKVGSKPILETILDNFISYGYRKFYISVNYKAELIEDYFGDGSKWGVEIRYLKEEKRLGTAGALSLLPEKPRTALFVMNGDLLTKVNFNQLMQFHLDYQTEATMCIREYTMQVPYGVVQTETQYLKGIIEKPSKQFYVSAGIYIIEPELLDLIPKNTFYDIPQLFEHMLQQDRKITVFPIREYWIDIGRASDFEQANQEHAEVFQ; this comes from the coding sequence ATGAAGAGATTGGTGGAACAACGGATGAAAAATTGGGGAAAAGTAATAGTTGATCGGGATGCTACTATTTTAGAGGTTTTGCAAATTATTGACAATGAGTCTTTGCAAATTGCACTGGTGGTGGATAAAGATCGAAAGTTATGCGGGACTGTTACCGATGGTGATGTCCGGCGGGCTTTGCTACGCGGGATTTCTCTTCAAGATAAAGTGACTAAAATAATGAATAATAATCCGGTTAGTATGCCAGTGGCTACGGAACGCAGTGAAATTCTGGATGTAATGAAAGAACTTGAAATACAAAATATTCCGTTAGTAGATCAACAAAATAGAGTAATTGGCTTAGAATCGTTTCATCAATTACTGAAGCCAGTGATAAATGATAATTGGGTTGTTTTAATGGCAGGAGGACTTGGAAGCCGTTTGGGGGAGTTAACAAGAAATTGTCCTAAGCCATTATTGAAAGTAGGCAGTAAGCCAATATTGGAAACTATTTTAGATAATTTTATTAGTTATGGATATAGGAAATTTTATATTTCGGTCAACTATAAAGCAGAGTTGATTGAAGATTATTTTGGGGATGGCAGCAAATGGGGGGTTGAAATCCGATATTTGAAAGAGGAAAAACGCTTGGGAACTGCTGGTGCACTTAGCTTATTGCCCGAGAAGCCAAGGACAGCGTTATTTGTTATGAATGGGGATTTATTAACAAAAGTGAATTTTAATCAATTGATGCAATTTCATCTCGACTATCAGACTGAAGCAACGATGTGTATTCGCGAATATACAATGCAGGTTCCGTATGGTGTGGTGCAAACAGAGACACAATACTTGAAAGGCATTATTGAGAAACCGAGCAAACAATTTTATGTTAGTGCAGGGATCTATATTATTGAACCAGAACTTTTAGATTTAATTCCTAAAAACACATTTTATGATATTCCTCAATTGTTTGAACATATGCTTCAGCAAGATAGAAAAATTACTGTTTTTCCAATACGAGAATACTGGATTGATATTGGTCGAGCAAGTGATTTTGAACAAGCTAACCAAGAACATGCGGAGGTTTTTCAATGA